ttgggCCATCCTCTtcaccagaggttgtttggtttccccgatgtctAAATCCTGGTAATTTTGTTCTCAggttttgtgttctcatgtttaaCGTAGGTTTAGTTCTAAGTCTAGTCtgcatttttgtgtgtggtttcttgtttcctgttttactatGAAAATCTGTGTCTTATGTGAGTGGAAGTGACGAGACCAGACAAGGGAGGCAAAACTTACTCCTTcgagctgtgttccccacctgtgtgtatttaactcGTGTCATCTTAGTAGTCGCTGGTCTGTCTGTGAATCTACCGTGTTTCATGCCATGTGTTCTCCCTGCTATCTCATCCACCTTCATGTTCGTGTTCTGGTTTACTGTTTTGTAGTTTAGTTTTTTCCTAGTTTAGTTTagcttttgtttggttttgccatttttcactTTGTGCTTTATTTTCAATAAACCACCTCCACATCCCAGCGAGTGTCTGCACTTGGATCCTCCTTTATCTttccagttcagttcaattcaattttatttatatagcgccaaatcaaaacaaaagtcacctcaaggccaTACGGCTCTTCTCACTCGCTGTGACATTCTAGTTCCTCCAGAATTAAAAACTGTACAAAAAAATGGAGagacatttctgggtccatttcAAAGTTGCCGTGCTGTGGCACTAACGACCAGAAAAACAACGAAGTAGGGGCGGACTTGAATGAAGGCAGGCTGTCCACATCCTGTTTATATGTTGCCTACTCATTGTTTCTTCAATAATGTTTCTAtggaaaaaaagggggctgtGCACAGCCACTCACTTCTTGCCTACCCATCTGTCGAAGGATACTACCTACAAAAAGACATTGGTAGGTAGGTAGAATCCGTCAGAGCATCCTACCCCTGAATTAGGACACAGCTAGAGGAGACCTAAAACGTGGGAAAGGAAGGGCCAGACTAGACCTAACACAGAACACAGGGGAGGCACATAAACAAAACCTGTAGACTAGAAATCAGGAAACATAGGAACATAGGGAGCTAGAAAttcaaaacatcaatcaaaagaCAAGCAGTGATGAATCATAATGAAAtcaaagattaataataacacaaaaaacTGGGTTACCGACCCAAGATCGTGACACTGAGGTCCAGAAAGTTGCACCAGTTTCTTTGATCTGATATGCTGACATCCATTAACATGGATATCTACCTGATCGTAATCCTATTAACATTTTCATTGAAGGGACATGTTACACATCAATctgcacaaaacaaacatttaaatgaaaacaagaaCTGAAGGACAAAAAAACAATTCGAGACTGTTAGATTAGTTTAATTCTCAATTTTGCTGCCGTGCACACACGGTTACATGAGGGCCTGTAATTACAAATCCTCCTGTCAACATGACCTGTAATAACTCTGCATGTTTTTGACCAACAGGGCGGTTTGTCTGCACACGAAGCTTTGAGGAATTAAGCACTTAGCTTGAAGCTTCAAAGCCTCATGAAGCTTCTTCTGAACATCACTAACAGAAACACCAACTCACACATGATGAACACAGTGTTTATAGACTGCTGTGGGATTCTTTATTTCTTAATCACACAATCTGAActgctttgttttcacattACTGCCTGCTCCACTCTGCTTCTGCCACACACATTTAGTCTCATTACACTGCTGTGTAATAGGAAACTCACATTTAAATGATGATGTACCAGCAAACTCCCCCTGCAGCTGAGAAAACAACCACACCCTGTCACCACATTTGAATGAAGCTCAGGTGTTGATGCTGCTCACTGATTGGACAGTTGgtttcagctctgctctcagtgTTTACTGCACAGGTGAAGGAAAGTGTGACTGGATATATAGACTGGAAACAGAGAAACTCACTGCGTTTGAATGTTTGTTTATATTCCAAATAAAGCAAACAGTGAGTGTGAGAGCTGATCTGGGATCAGTGTgtacccagatagcaaggaaacattgaaacaatgttgagtcaatatcaggcgacgtcattgaagcaacgttgaagtgtgacgttgacccaacatcactcttgcacccatttttaacgttgaaacaacgtcaggttttgatgttgaatcaatgttgaaacctgacattgattctacgttatattttctaacactgttgacattgaaacaatgtcagattctgatattgaaacactgttgagctatggtattgattttccacctctttcgtacagttgctttttattgaaaaaaaaaacaaaaaaacaaaaaaggtcaatagacatgtatcatatgcaaaatactttattaaaagacaaagtttcctatttacatttttatgtttcacgtcacttttattatttactccgggatggggatggatgatgtgcgcCCCGCGCGCCACCCGCACgatctggagcatatctgagccatttctggactgcttgagcaaagaccaactcagacatagagttcgcccctcacctgctgcgccaggccatctaggacaaaaatagacacacacacacaaaaaacaaagacacaaaaaagggaattagagcacatgaataagctcttgttaattgtcttcagcagggagaaagtatgtaaactcctaggctgataaacatgaaagtcaccaggcggaaatcagcaaactgctgcatttgattcccaaagagctataagctgaaaatgtgatatgttttagcatggtgtgccgtgtatcctttaaaaaaaagaaaaaagaaaaaagaaaacatggggtcctcgggctgtacaaagtgtacaacccgaggacaaaacaagccgaagaccaaagactccatctccagattaaccggacatgaaagtcttgttattaagaaagacaaagtaatattccaaaaaacagacataggaaatgtgaaacgcacccagcacatcaattgatccctttattgttcactttaggctcataaaactacaataaatgttaaaacttaccaaatatgcatctgcacagcgctgtctctttaaatgcccttttttgctttgtctggtccttggttttttcccctgcccagttgagtacagaggccagctcctttgtaatggcataaaccattacacggcggactcgcacctccagtgtggtccagcagcaccaatcaagcaaagcgtctcacctatagacacattttatgagatggaattagcgtgtctcatgtcttaaatgtgtatgcaagtgcttgtgtgtttacttcatgtaattgatgatagaaacatgtcatttagttttcctaaagcctgattttcaagtcatacaaagaataaaccaaagtattggcagtacaatgtatttctattcccttttgttggatattcatttgttagttcttgtaactgctaaaagtgtttactagttttgcctgtcacatatatttgttataccatgtaaactgtgaaattccaagattttcaaacttgccttgtaatagtggcctcacagagtctctggaatctacagaaaaaaaaaaaatcacaacaagatgacattcaggagtataaattggggttttttttagataagagtacaatgacattgtgatgcagctttaaaacttttttaaaagcataccatctatagggaagacatcagactgcatgctggcgagatcgcaaagctgtgtcggcttgtgccggagtggcgaaaggtgccggaagctgggtgtggcattatgatggttgctatcagtgggctggggggGCAGACTGCGGAGTGGTGAGGGCCGTTTAgaaaagataatttttaagtatttaagaatacagacaacttgtcaaaaagtttcctcgtgtcagacacagatatgtacacagacactagacagtattttattacctggtattttcactcgaggggcctggggaaaccgttttttgtaggctgctcatcctctgagtccgtatatatgtgtacagggatttggtctaaagaaaagaaattaaaacggtcctaagtaattgtaaatatgcttttggcatattgtttcctaaagttagtttgatttctaacaacacacacaggaaacagagacgtgcaagaaggtacagtatacaatgaatttttgaagtgcacaagtgtacacggctttgcattttaaaaagtttacaaacttccactttttggactatattatgtggtgatattgcagtatgcaagcaccacagatatatataaaagacaagatcataaattcttaacaatcaaagatatgtttgggaataaaaaggttttacttgtgctttcttttaagactggtctgggtttcttcttcggactgaaggtcagacgtatcacagcgttcacgtggatatctctgacgactgcgttctgcttcgtgaaatgtgcctgaaatacaaacacaatgtacggccagacatacattaggtgtggacaaaaggtgcaaacgcatagaaaaatcagcggtttcaaaaaaatacgctggtacgtgtggacgtagccttattcattattcaaggcACAAACGGAAAGTCATGTACGCGTGCAACGTAAAGTTAGGTGACCGTGCAACGTACAGTCACGTGGGCATGCCGCGTgagcattcaaactgagtctaaagttttcgtgtgcgaattgaagcgagtgctctccaatcatcaaaagtaacaaagtcattgaacacgtttatacagttaactttacgtttatcaatcatatatcacagatttagaatttttgtagtactaagcaactacagagcgaaagtctgggtcaagcgctgaggcgacggcaagaacaaaggaaacctcaagcgttaaagctagctttgtaagggaatataacgaagaaattatgaaacaaaaatgttttctttgttgatatacttttgttcgcagtgcaatttatttgttgccggattgcaagaagtagacacaatttgGGCTCGtagaataacagtaaaaaactcgttaatgtacaacattaacgagtttttactattattcaaatgcaaacatggaaataacgagtagggaaaaaaatcattcattcttaccttatactaatcgtggtgcaggccagtgcagtgcatgaactgatgccttctccggtcaattcactgagagtaaatcaaatgtcccgctctactgtagaagacaatgaatacctggggggatgtaccaatgtgagaggggtgctgcggaatagtccaagtgatcgctgctttaatttcggtcaactatacataaattgcacgtagacacgattttttaaagctggtgaactagaccaagtcattgataacaaatgaacaataaatctactttctctggtactttatacctgatcagttgcaatgcaatttaatgctcaactacaaatcgatggtttttgatggtgaccggagccgaatgatcgtcaactataaatagacgttttctcgacgttgttgttgtcacctggtcgactataaatagatcaaatatcaatgacaaaaaaacaacggtgaatcaacatcgttacaacgtctctatagtaagaccgtcggtttaccacagtatttcaatgttgttacaacattggcatttcaaccccgaccatatacgacggtttggatgaaaaatcaacatagattcaatgtcgtcttgctatctgggtagACACTGGCAGCTACAACAAGGTTTCGTGTAACAAAGTGAACTTTACTCTGAACTAGTCAGAGGTTGTAAGTTAAACACACattaacactgaaattaaaaagaaaaacatccagatgCATTAGTAAACATTCAGTCTGCACAGTGATCAACATCTATGAAAATGTTGGTCAGGTTGATCTTtgattaaaggaacacttttcGTCTTTCCATAAATCATTGATCAAATTACATATTGTAGCTAAAAAAAATGATTATgaattatgttttgtttatgtttttaacatcAGCTTGTAGAGGAGCAACAATGACTTCTGTCCAGTATTTTCTTTGTTCATACAttcctgtttttatgtgtgAGCTGCATCTCTGAGGGATAATGTCAAATTAGTAAAGATTATAACATGTGCGTAACAAACAGGTCTGCAGTAAACATCACATctgaacacagagacacacacggggacataaaatgcaaatttaaagcaaataaaacaggaagataAGAGAGAAATTTTCCAGTGTTCGGTCAAATGGCTGCTCCTGTTGAGCCCCTCCCACCTGTGCTAAGCTTCAGGTGGAGTCCCGCCTccttccaggaagcagctcacctgtgtgtccatgtttagtgtccaggtgtagagtggagcttgttgttggtgtgtgaagaaactgtaagtttgctttgtttcctcctttaacagtttgtctttaggaactttactgttagttcagctcatgtttgatttcttcacacaacaaactgtgtgtatttgtatttccGGTCTCTCTAAATTCTCTAAAATCTCATTAAATCCTTATCATCCCTGTCAGTATCATACATGTGCTGTATAACGTGATAAATGTAGAGGTGCTGGCTGTTCGCTCACTCTGCTGTTTAGCTGTAAAGGACGCCTCCCTGCCTTTGTCTCATTCATGACCTTTAATAGTCTCTTCTAACATGCAGAGATCTGTATGATCTGTTTCATAGAGTCTAACCAGCCTGTACaggtaacaacaacagtcactgcatcactgacacacaaacttCATCTCTGTCAATAACAACATTCATAcatggaataaaaacacatcagtggatcATTGCTGGAGCTGCCTGGACTTCAGTCTTCAGGATCTCAACCAACAGCATCGACATGCTGCTCCTGGTGTTTGTactccagatgtttgtgctaCAGATGTTTGTGCTACAGATGTTTGTGCTCCTGGTGAACAGGCTCTCAGTTTCCTCCTTGAAATAACATGTTGTATTTAACATGGTGACCCACAATAGTGGGTCAGCGACATGCTTTCTTTCcctctcaggtttaaatatctgggactctccaccgtttggttttagaactgaagaagcttctcagatgaaacgtcttccagaaacttaaagaagtctcttttctttctaagctccttagatcacatgacctggatgactgaaccTACAGACATATTGACCTGGTATTTAGGTCACatgacaggtcagaggtcagcgactGCGACTCAGTTACTCCTGTTAATGTGAACTCactgagtgtttgtggtttacctctcagactgactgaagataatgatggaggaagaggaggacagagcagagtctgcagggtccagctgtccatctgtgaggagtgaccggtccaaagGTCAACCTCCAGTcttcagtggtgaacctggactaacgaggtcagagagctgaactcactgagttacagaaataattctgcactaacattataatcagtgttgattctggttgattttctgactgtgtttgtgagctgagaggaaatgaaaatgaagttgtaacaaaaatcagttttgtccagttttcctataaaaagctgaactctaatctaagaggatgttactgacaggaaacagctgcattatctgcagtctgtgtgatcacagctgcttcaatcatgtttgtgtctgcagaggtcagaggtcacagtctgcagggtccagctgtccgtctgtgaggagtgaccggtccaaaCCTGAACCTCCAAActtcagtggtgaacctggaccaacgaggtcagagagctgtgatgactcctttacatgtttgtgtttcctggataaatctgacctgaaacatcctcagattgttacaaagattcattaaaaagaaaacaatgaaagagaaaagatccaaatgttcgacttggtcatttgctgtttgaggacagtgatgctcatatctgtggggaaagtgtgacctgagtgggttcatgtttgtctttaaagagctgctctgattctctttgtgtctgatctgtgaaacagtctgagaggtcacacagagacccagcagctaaagcctggattttttccagcatcataaattcttaagttcaaaaaattagatttattttcacaggtgaaaaacaacaacatttattctCTATTGAAATCTGCATCGTCCACTCCAAAGGTCACAATCTGAAGGTAACATCTGGTTTCGTTCCCTGTGATTAAATCTGAGCATCAGTATCATGACATCCACATGTGCttcagtgttgtcctgatgGCGTCTGATTAACAACAGCCAGTATAACACAACATTTCCACTGTATTCATAGAATGAATGTAAAACTTTCACacattcattaaatatgcaaaatgtcTACAGAAGCATCAGAGGGTCAGATGTGAAGCACTCAGTGATTTTGATCAAATGACTCATCAGTTATTGATCTGTACTACACTGATCTACCACGTTAGTAAAGCTGGTGTTCTGGTGGTGGAGGGAGACCTCGGATCATGTTCTGGTTTTGGAGCAGTGATCTGCTGATGGTTCAGTTTAATGAGCTTCTTCAAAATCATCCCTGACATCACCACTGAAAGGACGTCCATGAACTTACTAAAAATGGCCCATATTTTCACAATCTGAGAGTTTAAAACATGACAAACTTGATTCAGATGAAGTTATTTGAGCTGAAACTCCTGGATCTTTATCCTGTGCTTGAACTAATTCttcatggttcctccacagagtggaccagcagagctcagaggttcccagtggtcagtctgcccagcagcatcaaacacagctggactccatatttatggtctgtacatgtacaacaactactgttacatgtattctgttcacagtcatctccatgctgctctttgtagaccagtggattgtcagtgtgtccaacatggatctgatgtttggatccatgatttcagtctgattggctcattcataaagtattctgttccagctgctggaggacaacatcatcacttttgtgaagaacgagctgaagaagatccagaaggttctgagtccagattacccagaatgcttagagagtcagaggagcagcagcagagaggcatttgtgaagatcacagtggacttcctgaggagaatgaagcagaaggagctggctgaccgtctgcagagcagtaagaggatttATCTAAAGATTTAAGCTGCTGGATAAATGAATATTTTCTAATGTCTTATGAGATGGAGCAACATGTTTTAAAGAttcattctttttaaaattaattcgtTATTTCCACTTTCAAATTATGTTCTCCATATTTCTTCTCATTGAGAACTTCATGCTGCAGTCTGTCATCGTAACCTTAAATCCaccctgaagaagaagttccagtgtgtgtttgaggggatcgctaaagcaggaagcccaacccttctgaatcagatctacacagagctctacatcacagagggagggactgcagaggtcaatgatgaacatgaggtcagacagattgaaacagcatccaggaaaccagacagaccagaaacaacaatcagacaagaagacatctttaaagcctcacctggaagagatgaaccaatcagaacagtgctgacaaagggagtggctggcattgggaaaacagtcttaacacagaaatacagcctggactgggctgaaggcaaagccaaccaggacatccagttcatatttccattcactttcagagagctgaatgtgctgaaagaggaaaagttcagcttggtggaacttgttcatcacttctttactgaaaccaaagaagcaggaatctgcagctttgaagacttccaggttgtgttcatctttgatggtctggatgagtgtcgacttcctctggacttccacaaaactacaatcctaactgaccctagaaagtccacctcagtggatgtgctgctgataaacctcatcagggggaaactgcttccctctgctcgcctctggataaccacacgacctgcagcagccaatcagatcccccCTGAgtgtgttggcatggtgacagaggtcagagggttcaccgactcacagaaggaggagtacttcaggaagagattcagagatgaggagcaggtaTTAAAACCCGATTCTTTTGTCCCCATGATAGAAAAGAGAAAACCCGACTCATAGTGGTGAAAACATTTATAattctttttattcaatcatcttccggaagagagagaGCCCTGCACAGCCCAATGCCAGTTGCAggatctctaacattagaatcataaacTGTGTCTCATATAGGTTTTATTTTGGTACATTACACGTCACACAATTTTGATACAAACAACTCCTTATATGGTACAAGTTCCTCTTTTCTATCTGGCTTcctgtatttattaatatgcgTGTATGCGCTAcactaacttcctgtttttcagtctggctgagcacttagttTGTGAGTCAAAAGTGGCCTTGCTTTACAAACCTTCATTactaaagtacataaaacaatataatcagaaaataagcactaagaatatattaattacatgacacaggccagcaggatcatctcccacatcaagacatcacgaagcctccacatcatgtgccacatcccagtcttctgctggatcactgctacagttctggaggatgtgctggaaaccagagagggaggacagctgcccaagaccctgactgagatgtacatccacttcctggtggttcaggccaaagtgaagaaggtcaagtatgatggaggagctgagacagatccacactggagtccagagagcaggaagatgatggagtctctgggaaaactggcttttgatcagctgcagaaaggaaacctgatcttctatgaatcagacctgacagagtgtggcatcgatatcagagcagcctcagtgtactcaggagtgttcacacagatctttaaagaggagagaggactgtaccaggacaaggtgttctgcttcatccatctgagtgttcaggagtttctggctgctcttcatgtccatctgaccttcatcaactctggactcaatctgctggaagatCAAACAACCTTCAAGAAGTCTGACACAACAGAATCTGCAGAGAAACACTTCTACCAGTGTGCTGTGAACAaagccttacagagtccaaatggacacctggacttgttcctccgcttcctcctgggtctttcactgcagaccaatcagactcttctacgaggtctgctgacacagacaggaagtagctcacagaccaatcaagagacagtccagtacatcaagaagaagctcagtgagaatctgtctgcagagaaaagcatcaatctgttccactgtctgaatgaactgaatgatcgttctctagtggaggagatccaacagtccctgagatcaggaagtctctccacagataaactgtctcctgctcagtggtcagctctggtcttcatcttactgtcatcagaaaaagatctggatgtgtttgacctgaagaaatactctgcttcagaggaggctcttctgaggctgctgccagtggtcaaagcctccaacaaagctctgtgagtAAATATGtgataatgtttatttttaaaatgttgattAAAAAGTGGTCACAGATTTCTTCCATGACAAtggagcatgtaatgatcaccgtaACGCAAACCGAACTTTTATCTgagctaaaagtttaaatcaccgtcaatttcagtcttttatgtgGGAAATAGATTCAGAGTTTGCCGACATTCCTTATCATACAGAGGTCTGTTGGCTGAGTTGGGATAAAAATTCTTAATAATCTCAATAGAGTTAATTAATCTCAAtagagtttttgagctcagcaaggaaatctgtcaTGAACATGACATGTATGATGCggtgaaggcatttcaagtgaagctgtcactAATGCATCAGTGCAACCTGCCTCACTTTCTCTGTTGTAGTAATGTTGAACCAAGTCAGCggactttgctgaactgcacctgtgcagattcagatggagctgcagtgtaatcATGCACTCAAGGGAAAGTACCACACTGAATGGCCcgcacagtttattagttccaTTCCTGAAGCAATGCCCAGCTCCGTCTACATGCGGCTCGAACCTTGTGTatactttcatttattttttctgggggttttggcagcatgttcatatttctaacttacataattttgacaggatatatttttatgaggagcaaaatatttaaagttaaagtttatttttttaagtttatttaatctggaattatattcctgtctgttttaattcatatttatgtttaaaaaacattgttggtgtgttcaataaatgtttatcttgtttggcccgcaacctaaagtgtgccttgagttttggccccCTGAACGTTTGACCACAatattgtaacttgaatgaactTTTGATACAGCCTTTAAACACTTAaggagtttaaaatgttttgatctATGAACCCACATTAAACACTCTAGTTAAACTctaaaaacagaacattaaaaTCTGTATGtctgcaaatgtatgtgcattgaTGTGAGCATGCATGGAGATCCTCTCTTTCGGCTCTCGgtgaaggcggtcgcactttttttttcctcctcctctcctctcccttagcttccctgcttagcctcttgtgtccttgtctagtctcgtgttttttgtattacttttccctggaacactctctcacagtctgttctctaaaacctaaaagaggaattatggatttgatcaactggtccctaaaTGCAGTTGACACCctgggggtggctgtagctcaggtggcagagcaggtcagccactagttagaaggtcggtggttcgatcccaggctgctccagtctgcatgccaaatatccttgggcaagatactaaccccatgttgctctccgatgcatccatcggagtatgaatgtgtatgaatgttagacaaTTAGCACTTAACCttagaagtgcttgtgtgaatgggtgtgattgggtgaatgaattagctgtataaagcgctttgagtgctcggacagagtagaaaagcgctatataagaaccagtccatttaccctTTTCTCAatgagaagtctgggctcgggtgagcctcagtgctgaagatatctacctattcggaaccatgataacagggttcttgctgatcggagctggcttggcccttgcttatcgaagaattaaggaagcagaaccggctgttcaaacccccacaaggctgacagctgggattgaaacgatggaacgaggcgtgagtttctcaaaatgggctcattgagtgcagcacggataagatcttggagaaccgcacagctgccgtgaatactcagaacaagacgTCTGAGTGCAAACTGATTACATCTGGAGGGGCTCGCTTGGAATAACACCCCTGAGCGCAAATTGGATTACATCTTGGGAAGTgcactgcggtcgtgagttctcagaatctgctctttgaggcagctctccaacgggagactAAGAGACTGGTGTTCACATAAGTTGtttgcactaaagtaaaaaccaccttCACTTCATGTGGAcaccccttcggcgccagctgcggtctcaaggctggagctgaacaacaacaccctgataacgactgtgttgagactgttcttcccattctatgcaaggccacctgggttg
The sequence above is a segment of the Oreochromis aureus strain Israel breed Guangdong linkage group 3, ZZ_aureus, whole genome shotgun sequence genome. Coding sequences within it:
- the LOC120435093 gene encoding protein NLRC3-like, encoding EVPSGQSAQQHQTQLDSIFMLLEDNIITFVKNELKKIQKVLSPDYPECLESQRSSSREAFVKITVDFLRRMKQKELADRLQSKLHAAVCHRNLKSTLKKKFQCVFEGIAKAGSPTLLNQIYTELYITEGGTAEVNDEHEVRQIETASRKPDRPETTIRQEDIFKASPGRDEPIRTVLTKGVAGIGKTVLTQKYSLDWAEGKANQDIQFIFPFTFRELNVLKEEKFSLVELVHHFFTETKEAGICSFEDFQVVFIFDGLDECRLPLDFHKTTILTDPRKSTSVDVLLINLIRGKLLPSARLWITTRPAAANQIPPECVGMVTEVRGFTDSQKEEYFRKRFRDEEQASRIISHIKTSRSLHIMCHIPVFCWITATVLEDVLETREGGQLPKTLTEMYIHFLVVQAKVKKVKYDGGAETDPHWSPESRKMMESLGKLAFDQLQKGNLIFYESDLTECGIDIRAASVYSGVFTQIFKEERGLYQDKVFCFIHLSVQEFLAALHVHLTFINSGLNLLEDQTTFKKSDTTESAEKHFYQCAVNKALQSPNGHLDLFLRFLLGLSLQTNQTLLRGLLTQTGSSSQTNQETVQYIKKKLSENLSAEKSINLFHCLNELNDRSLVEEIQQSLRSGSLSTDKLSPAQWSALVFILLSSEKDLDVFDLKKYSASEEALLRLLPVVKASNKALLSGCNLSDRSCEALSSVLSSQSSRLTELDLGNNNLQDSGVKLLSAGMKSQYCKLETLRLSGCNLSDRSCEALSLVLSSQSSSLRELDLGNNNLQDSGLKLLFSAVESPKCTILRVEPAGVRWLRPGLRKYSCQLTIDTNTVNTNLQLSDNNRKVTYVEEVQSYPDHPDRFVGRRQLLCRNGLTGRCYWEVEWRGNVYISVSYRSIKRKGGSDDCVFGFNDQSWSLSCFNDGPQSVWHNNIQTSISSSSSSVSNRAAVYVDCPAGTLSFYRVSSDTLIHLHTFNTTFTQTLYPGFRLWSGASVSVKGSEIEEEEEAGQQQESSQWVRYKEEPSEGGPYKEEPSEGGPSRQKSSKGGPSQEEQQV